In the Natronobacterium texcoconense genome, one interval contains:
- the hemH gene encoding ferrochelatase: METAIVLLNFGEPAEPDRDVVLEYLTRIFYDNASLEDAESEEGAWERSRELAKRRLPGLMEEYEEIGGSPLQEQATAQAEALTETLEERGHDVSVYHAMQFMEPLIPDVAEELAAEEYESVLAVPIYPLCGPSTTVAAIDSLEEAIDDLEYDPEFASITGWHRAPAYNRIRAEAIRGFVDGQGLDLDDPDTAFVFSAHGTPTKYLEEGSRYDGYVEEHADAVANIIDLEEYEIGYQNHENRGIDWTEPETEDVVEGLGDEADRVVVEPMSFMHEQSETLVELDVDLAEDAEAVGLDLYRVPVPHDDPRFPGLLADLVEPFLSGFDPAYYQLRQCQCRDEPGTYCMNAGLPPQ; encoded by the coding sequence ATGGAGACCGCCATCGTTTTGCTCAACTTCGGAGAACCGGCCGAGCCGGATCGTGACGTCGTCCTCGAGTACCTTACGCGGATCTTCTACGACAACGCCTCGCTCGAGGACGCCGAATCCGAGGAAGGAGCGTGGGAACGTTCCCGCGAACTGGCGAAACGACGCCTCCCCGGCCTGATGGAGGAGTACGAGGAGATCGGTGGCTCGCCGCTGCAGGAGCAGGCGACCGCCCAGGCCGAGGCACTCACGGAGACGCTCGAGGAACGGGGGCACGACGTCTCCGTCTACCACGCGATGCAGTTCATGGAGCCGCTGATCCCCGACGTCGCCGAGGAACTGGCCGCCGAAGAGTACGAGTCGGTCCTCGCGGTCCCGATCTACCCGCTCTGTGGCCCCTCGACGACCGTCGCCGCCATCGACTCGCTCGAGGAAGCGATCGACGACCTCGAGTACGACCCAGAGTTTGCGTCGATCACCGGCTGGCACCGTGCGCCGGCGTACAACCGGATCCGTGCCGAGGCGATCCGCGGGTTCGTCGACGGGCAGGGACTTGACCTCGACGATCCCGACACCGCATTCGTCTTCTCGGCACACGGAACGCCGACGAAGTACCTCGAGGAGGGGAGTCGCTACGACGGGTACGTCGAGGAACACGCCGACGCGGTCGCCAACATCATCGATCTCGAGGAGTACGAGATCGGCTACCAGAACCACGAGAACCGCGGCATCGACTGGACCGAACCCGAAACCGAAGACGTCGTCGAGGGGCTGGGCGACGAAGCCGACCGCGTCGTCGTCGAACCGATGAGCTTCATGCACGAACAGTCCGAGACGCTCGTCGAACTCGACGTCGATCTCGCAGAAGACGCCGAAGCGGTGGGACTCGACCTGTATCGAGTTCCAGTTCCCCACGACGATCCGCGATTCCCCGGCCTGCTCGCCGACCTCGTCGAGCCGTTCCTCTCGGGTTTCGACCCCGCATACTACCAGCTTCGGCAGTGTCAATGTCGTGACGAGCCGGGCACGTACTGTATGAACGCCGGGCTGCCGCCGCAGTAG
- a CDS encoding electron transfer flavoprotein subunit beta/FixA family protein, which yields MTWTIAVGVKQVPDAAEVGIDPDTGRLDRASAPAVMNGPDREALEAAFRIRDQVDGEVIAMSMGPPNAVSVLEEAVAMGCDDAVLVSDRAFGGSDTWPTSLTLARTAEALEADVVVCGEETTDSSTGQVPPGIAAHNGWAQLTYAEEVDARPEEDRLVARRDVEGGHEVVAADLPVVVAAAYGEFEPRPAPLHRKIYGENDFEPTVWDAEELEIEDEVGLEVSPTSVGGMETVDPVERKSEVVDEVDDLADSIEEVIV from the coding sequence ATGACATGGACAATAGCTGTCGGGGTCAAACAGGTTCCCGACGCGGCCGAGGTCGGTATCGATCCCGATACGGGTCGGCTCGACCGGGCGAGCGCGCCCGCGGTGATGAACGGGCCGGACCGGGAGGCGCTCGAGGCCGCCTTCAGGATCCGCGATCAGGTCGACGGCGAGGTGATCGCGATGAGTATGGGGCCGCCAAACGCCGTGAGCGTCCTCGAGGAGGCCGTCGCGATGGGGTGTGACGACGCCGTGCTGGTCTCGGACCGGGCGTTCGGAGGCAGCGACACCTGGCCGACGAGTCTCACGCTCGCACGGACCGCTGAGGCGCTCGAGGCCGACGTGGTCGTCTGTGGCGAGGAGACGACCGACTCCTCGACGGGCCAGGTACCGCCGGGCATCGCAGCGCACAATGGCTGGGCGCAACTGACCTACGCGGAGGAGGTCGACGCCCGGCCCGAGGAAGATCGTCTCGTCGCCAGACGCGACGTCGAGGGCGGTCACGAGGTCGTCGCTGCTGACCTGCCAGTGGTCGTCGCGGCCGCCTACGGCGAGTTCGAGCCCCGTCCCGCACCGCTGCACCGCAAGATCTACGGCGAGAACGACTTCGAGCCGACGGTCTGGGACGCCGAAGAACTGGAGATCGAAGACGAGGTCGGCCTCGAGGTTTCGCCGACGTCCGTCGGCGGGATGGAGACGGTCGATCCCGTCGAGCGCAAGAGCGAGGTGGTCGACGAGGTCGACGACCTTGCCGACTCGATCGAGGAGGTGATAGTATGA
- a CDS encoding helix-turn-helix domain-containing protein translates to MPVRGPDRDSDTSSDDYLRAQFRIEPHAGAGCPVLDAGEHGSDVSQDLRHGTTSCDGDCECRSEVTDRTDGEATYIRTDVTDRCVCPVFQQHDCIASIEGVEDGCLSVSITTPTRSELEAIVGDLRETGATIHLERIEGAGDAASTDSHAIEIDTANLTEKQREAVVAAVESGYYETPRRAALDDLADQLEVSKSAVSQRLNAVESKLVTSLVYG, encoded by the coding sequence ATGCCGGTACGAGGTCCCGATCGCGATTCCGATACCTCCTCGGACGACTACCTCCGAGCCCAGTTCCGGATCGAACCACATGCTGGGGCAGGCTGTCCGGTACTGGATGCAGGCGAACATGGCAGTGACGTCAGTCAAGACCTTCGGCATGGAACGACTAGCTGTGATGGCGACTGTGAGTGTCGGTCGGAGGTCACCGACAGAACCGACGGGGAAGCCACGTACATCCGTACGGACGTCACCGACCGGTGTGTCTGCCCAGTCTTCCAGCAGCACGATTGTATCGCGTCGATCGAGGGCGTCGAAGACGGCTGCCTCTCCGTCTCGATCACGACGCCGACGCGGTCCGAACTCGAGGCGATCGTCGGCGACCTCCGCGAGACCGGTGCAACGATCCATCTCGAACGAATCGAGGGGGCCGGAGACGCCGCCAGTACCGACAGTCACGCCATCGAGATCGATACCGCCAACCTCACCGAAAAACAGCGCGAAGCCGTCGTCGCTGCGGTCGAATCGGGCTACTACGAGACGCCACGCAGGGCAGCTCTCGACGATCTGGCCGACCAACTCGAGGTGTCGAAATCCGCCGTCTCCCAGCGGCTCAACGCCGTCGAATCGAAACTCGTCACGTCGCTGGTGTACGGATAG
- a CDS encoding 2-oxoacid:ferredoxin oxidoreductase subunit beta, whose amino-acid sequence MSSDVRFTDFKSDKQPTWCPGCGDFGTMNGMMKALAETGNDPDNTFVVAGIGCSGKIGTYMHSYALHGVHGRALPVGTGVKMARPDIEVMVAGGDGDGYSIGAGHFVHAVRRNVDMTYVVMDNRIYGLTKGQASPTSRSDFETSTTPEGPKQPPVNPLALALASGASFIAQSFASDALRHQEIVQEAIEHDGFGFVNVFSPCVTFNDVDTYDYFRDNLVDLDEEGHDPTDYESAKKVILDSDKEYQGVMYKDENSVPYHEQHGVTEDMSEIPDGAPEDAMDLVREFY is encoded by the coding sequence ATGAGCTCCGACGTACGATTCACTGACTTCAAATCCGACAAGCAGCCGACGTGGTGTCCCGGATGCGGCGACTTCGGGACGATGAACGGCATGATGAAAGCCCTGGCCGAGACCGGCAACGACCCCGACAACACGTTCGTGGTCGCCGGGATCGGCTGTTCCGGCAAGATCGGGACCTACATGCACAGCTACGCCCTTCACGGGGTTCACGGCCGTGCGCTCCCGGTCGGCACCGGCGTCAAGATGGCCCGCCCCGACATCGAAGTGATGGTCGCCGGCGGTGACGGTGACGGCTACTCGATCGGTGCCGGCCACTTCGTCCACGCCGTCCGCCGAAACGTCGACATGACCTACGTCGTCATGGACAACCGTATCTACGGGCTGACCAAGGGCCAGGCCTCGCCGACCTCGCGGTCTGACTTCGAGACCTCGACGACCCCCGAGGGTCCGAAGCAGCCACCGGTCAACCCGCTCGCGCTCGCACTCGCCTCCGGTGCAAGCTTCATCGCCCAGTCCTTTGCGTCGGACGCCCTGCGCCACCAGGAGATCGTTCAGGAAGCCATCGAACACGACGGCTTCGGCTTCGTCAACGTCTTCAGCCCGTGTGTCACGTTCAACGACGTCGACACCTACGACTACTTCCGCGACAACCTCGTCGACCTGGACGAGGAGGGCCACGATCCGACGGACTACGAGTCCGCCAAGAAGGTCATCCTCGACAGCGACAAGGAGTACCAGGGTGTGATGTACAAAGACGAGAACTCGGTGCCGTACCACGAACAGCACGGCGTCACCGAAGACATGTCCGAGATTCCCGACGGCGCACCCGAGGACGCGATGGACCTCGTCCGCGAGTTCTACTGA
- a CDS encoding electron transfer flavoprotein subunit alpha/FixB family protein, translating to MSDDEALENGVVDVDEYDDVWVFIEEHDGDVMPVSWELLSEAKGLADELGDDLVALTIGEELDDVAEEALERGADRVLVADDPVFEPYRADPYGEQFRAMVEERKPSIVLIGGTHTGRDFAGRVAVPAHAGLTADVTELGVDDDGLLEARRPAFGGDVLATILCEEHRPQMATIRPGVFEAAEPEDEADGEVVEADVVVEEADCISEVVEREVGDTADITEADRIVAVGHGIDGDLEPALELAEALDAELAASRAAVDEGWVDGARQVGQTGKTVRPELYVAVGISGAVQHLEGMNKSETVVAINNDPNAPIFEHADYGIVADLFEACPALADRVEAEPQEVVQ from the coding sequence ATGAGCGACGACGAAGCACTCGAGAATGGCGTCGTCGACGTCGACGAGTACGACGACGTCTGGGTGTTCATCGAAGAACACGACGGCGACGTAATGCCTGTCTCCTGGGAGCTACTCAGCGAGGCGAAGGGGCTGGCCGACGAACTGGGCGACGACCTCGTCGCCCTGACGATCGGCGAGGAGCTAGACGACGTCGCCGAGGAAGCCCTCGAACGGGGTGCCGACCGGGTGCTCGTCGCCGACGATCCGGTGTTCGAGCCCTACCGCGCCGACCCCTACGGCGAGCAGTTCCGGGCGATGGTCGAGGAGCGCAAGCCCTCGATCGTCCTCATCGGCGGAACTCACACTGGCCGGGACTTCGCGGGCCGCGTCGCGGTGCCGGCCCACGCCGGGCTGACCGCCGACGTCACCGAACTCGGGGTCGACGACGACGGCCTGCTCGAGGCCCGACGGCCCGCGTTCGGCGGGGACGTCCTCGCCACGATCCTCTGTGAGGAACACCGTCCGCAGATGGCGACGATCCGTCCTGGCGTCTTCGAGGCCGCCGAGCCCGAAGACGAGGCCGACGGCGAGGTCGTCGAGGCTGACGTGGTCGTCGAGGAAGCCGACTGCATCAGCGAGGTCGTCGAGCGCGAGGTCGGCGACACAGCCGACATCACGGAGGCCGACCGGATCGTCGCCGTCGGCCACGGTATCGACGGCGACCTGGAGCCGGCACTCGAGCTTGCGGAGGCCCTGGACGCCGAACTCGCGGCGAGTCGCGCCGCAGTCGACGAGGGCTGGGTCGACGGTGCCCGACAGGTCGGACAGACCGGCAAGACCGTCCGGCCCGAACTCTACGTCGCCGTCGGCATCAGCGGCGCGGTCCAGCACCTCGAGGGGATGAACAAGAGCGAGACCGTCGTCGCGATCAACAACGACCCGAACGCACCGATCTTCGAGCACGCCGATTACGGCATCGTGGCCGACCTCTTCGAGGCCTGTCCCGCGCTCGCGGACAGGGTCGAGGCCGAGCCACAGGAGGTGGTACAATGA
- the hemG gene encoding protoporphyrinogen oxidase gives MTVGVVGAGISGLSLVHALADEDEDVVAFEARDEPGGVMRSRRVDGRVLELGPQRLRLTPGLESMIDDLGLRDQLRTGDDDQPLYVYHDGSLEVVPLSLREAITTDLLSPLGKLRILKEPLTDSARPGETVEEYLVRKFGHQAAHRFLGPLYSGLYGTAPENMLMEYSLGRALENAGIDGSVLLWVARKLLSGRETPPICTFDDGLGELTTGLYEAHAETIALDTPVERIDDAGDGYELVTDEGTERVDDVVLTTPAPTSADLLESVDADLAATLRKFNYNPIGMVFVESDLERDGIGALVPSGADIGISGSTWNASFLDRDRVFTCYVDPGSDPEMTDRSDEELGEVAAAEFERLTGAAASPIHVHRWNPGMPAYDRSWTAMDDLEAPDGLHFCANYVGRPGIPGRLRNAKRLAGELSDD, from the coding sequence ATGACGGTCGGCGTCGTCGGAGCCGGAATCAGCGGGCTCTCGCTCGTTCACGCGCTCGCCGACGAGGACGAGGACGTCGTCGCGTTCGAGGCACGCGACGAACCGGGCGGCGTCATGCGAAGCCGCCGCGTCGACGGCCGCGTCCTCGAGCTCGGGCCACAGCGACTGCGGCTCACGCCCGGCCTCGAGTCGATGATCGACGACCTCGGCCTTCGCGATCAGCTACGGACGGGCGACGACGACCAGCCGCTGTACGTCTATCACGACGGCTCGCTCGAGGTCGTCCCCCTGTCGCTCCGGGAGGCCATCACGACGGACCTGCTCAGTCCGCTGGGGAAACTCCGAATTCTGAAAGAGCCGCTCACTGACTCGGCACGACCCGGCGAGACCGTCGAGGAGTACCTCGTCCGGAAGTTCGGCCATCAGGCCGCCCATCGCTTCCTCGGCCCGCTGTACAGCGGGCTGTACGGGACCGCACCGGAGAACATGCTGATGGAGTACTCGCTGGGTCGCGCCCTCGAGAACGCGGGTATCGACGGCAGCGTTCTCCTGTGGGTCGCCCGGAAACTCCTCTCGGGACGGGAGACGCCACCGATCTGTACGTTCGACGACGGACTCGGTGAGCTGACGACCGGCCTTTACGAGGCACACGCCGAGACGATCGCCCTCGACACCCCCGTCGAACGGATCGATGACGCCGGCGACGGCTACGAACTCGTCACCGACGAGGGAACCGAACGCGTCGACGACGTGGTCCTGACGACGCCCGCGCCAACGAGCGCCGACCTGCTCGAGTCCGTCGACGCCGACCTCGCGGCGACGCTCCGGAAGTTCAACTACAACCCGATTGGGATGGTGTTCGTGGAGTCGGACCTCGAGCGCGACGGTATCGGCGCGCTCGTTCCGTCGGGCGCGGACATCGGGATCAGCGGGAGTACGTGGAACGCGAGTTTCCTCGATCGTGACCGCGTGTTCACGTGCTACGTCGATCCCGGGAGCGACCCCGAGATGACTGACAGATCCGACGAGGAACTGGGGGAAGTCGCAGCAGCCGAGTTCGAACGACTCACCGGTGCTGCGGCGTCGCCGATCCACGTCCACCGCTGGAATCCCGGAATGCCCGCCTACGACCGCTCGTGGACAGCGATGGACGACCTCGAGGCCCCTGATGGGCTCCACTTCTGTGCGAACTACGTCGGTCGCCCCGGCATTCCAGGACGGCTCCGGAACGCGAAACGACTCGCCGGCGAACTTTCCGACGACTAA
- the hemE gene encoding uroporphyrinogen decarboxylase, producing MKDLFLRAAQGEQTERPPVWMMRQAGRYLPEYRELREDYTFLEAISTPEVAAEITLQPWERFQPDAVVMYSDILTVLEPLDFAYHLESGVGPVVENPVEEPADTDRERGDVRDELWYVGDLLERLDDELGSKAAVLGFAGGPFTLSAYVCEGTPSRSFMEVRRLRAEHPDAFDRLLEAFTDVLVEYVEFQVESGADAIQLFDTYAGLLSPADYREFLLPYHQKILEAVDVPTVVFARNMSGNLDLLADSGADVIGLDWTVDLADAREELADEDVAIQGNLDPALLYGDRETVRERTREVIDAAGDAGHILNLGHGVDRNTPVENVEAFFETAKNVS from the coding sequence ATGAAGGACCTGTTCCTGCGGGCGGCCCAGGGGGAGCAAACCGAACGGCCACCCGTCTGGATGATGCGCCAGGCCGGCCGGTACCTCCCCGAGTACCGTGAACTTCGGGAGGACTACACGTTTCTCGAGGCCATCTCGACCCCGGAGGTTGCCGCCGAAATCACCCTCCAGCCCTGGGAGCGGTTTCAGCCAGATGCCGTCGTCATGTACTCTGACATCCTGACAGTGCTCGAGCCGCTCGACTTCGCGTATCACCTCGAGTCCGGCGTCGGCCCGGTCGTCGAGAATCCGGTCGAAGAGCCGGCCGATACCGACCGCGAGCGAGGCGACGTCCGCGACGAACTGTGGTACGTCGGCGACCTGCTCGAGCGCCTGGACGACGAACTCGGCTCAAAGGCCGCCGTCCTGGGCTTTGCTGGCGGTCCGTTCACGCTCTCGGCGTACGTCTGCGAGGGGACACCCTCTCGCTCGTTCATGGAGGTTCGCCGGCTCCGGGCGGAGCATCCCGACGCGTTCGACCGGTTGCTCGAGGCCTTCACCGACGTACTGGTGGAGTACGTCGAGTTCCAGGTCGAGTCGGGTGCCGACGCGATCCAGCTGTTCGACACCTACGCCGGCCTGCTCTCGCCTGCGGACTACCGGGAGTTCCTGCTACCGTACCACCAGAAAATCCTCGAGGCGGTCGACGTCCCGACTGTCGTCTTCGCGCGGAATATGAGCGGCAACCTCGACTTGCTAGCTGACAGCGGTGCTGACGTGATCGGACTCGACTGGACGGTCGACCTCGCGGACGCCCGAGAAGAACTCGCCGACGAGGACGTGGCGATCCAGGGGAACCTCGATCCAGCCTTGCTGTACGGCGATCGCGAGACGGTCCGTGAACGAACGCGAGAGGTCATCGATGCGGCGGGTGACGCCGGCCACATCCTCAACCTCGGCCACGGCGTCGACCGAAACACGCCGGTCGAGAACGTGGAAGCGTTCTTCGAGACGGCGAAAAACGTATCGTAG
- a CDS encoding P-loop NTPase, which yields MTRDKLRERLRAVEDPELDDDVVSLGLVTGVTVAGDEAFVSVAFNAPFSPSEWEMCDEIRALCRGMGLVPRIHANPERDGIPGVRNVIAVGGTTADDGTGVVTGALATALATLGARVGVFDFRLETGVETWLDAVDPPDLSSDPIVPVTRRNVSAVRLGPLLPRDGAMPSGDAVVSLLLPQVRDRLEWGGLDYLLVALPSSAPAVRSTVLDRLPTRGTVALGAVETESVPVRTAVRTLSLETEVVGALGTYEDREPDRSHALAYDLTDFDLSCPYLGTVPLESPRTDRRSSRTDDPFRDVAVAITDLIGTINRQRAARSQPA from the coding sequence ATGACACGAGACAAACTGCGGGAGCGACTCCGTGCGGTCGAGGATCCGGAACTGGACGACGACGTCGTCTCGCTGGGGCTCGTCACCGGCGTGACCGTCGCCGGGGACGAGGCGTTCGTCTCGGTGGCGTTCAACGCGCCCTTCTCCCCGTCCGAGTGGGAGATGTGCGACGAGATCCGAGCACTCTGTCGCGGGATGGGACTTGTACCGCGGATACACGCCAACCCGGAGCGTGACGGCATCCCTGGCGTCAGAAACGTGATCGCGGTCGGCGGGACGACCGCTGACGACGGGACAGGTGTCGTCACCGGTGCGCTGGCGACGGCACTCGCGACGCTCGGCGCACGCGTCGGCGTCTTCGACTTCCGCCTCGAGACGGGCGTGGAGACCTGGCTCGACGCCGTCGATCCGCCGGATCTCTCGAGCGATCCGATCGTCCCCGTGACGAGGCGAAACGTCTCCGCCGTCCGACTCGGCCCCCTCCTCCCCCGGGATGGAGCGATGCCGTCGGGAGACGCCGTAGTCTCCCTCCTGCTTCCGCAGGTCCGTGACCGCCTCGAGTGGGGTGGTCTCGATTACCTGCTCGTGGCGCTGCCTTCCTCGGCCCCAGCCGTTCGCAGTACCGTTCTGGATCGGCTCCCGACGCGAGGAACTGTCGCCCTCGGAGCAGTCGAGACGGAATCGGTGCCGGTTCGAACCGCCGTCCGGACGCTGTCCCTCGAGACGGAGGTAGTCGGCGCGCTCGGTACCTACGAGGACCGCGAGCCCGACCGAAGTCACGCGCTTGCGTACGATCTCACGGATTTCGATCTGTCGTGTCCGTATCTCGGGACGGTCCCGCTCGAGTCGCCACGGACCGACCGACGGTCGTCTCGAACGGACGATCCGTTCCGCGACGTCGCCGTTGCGATCACCGATCTGATCGGGACGATCAACCGACAGCGGGCGGCCCGGTCTCAACCCGCCTGA
- a CDS encoding FAD-dependent oxidoreductase codes for MSPELESDTVTDPNYDDEFDAIVVGAGLAGSAAALTMANSGLDVLLIERGSSPGAKNVFGGVLYTPTIRELTDFDDAPVERYVAERRFSMLSERDETAVSLRPGEWHEEPHNDSYTVLRGQFDEWFAEQAVEEGTTLVTSTTVTGLVRENGRIVGVETDRPDGTIRAPYVVLAEGGNSLVSEGANLKSTETRENVAVGVKEVLEFPERDGVIEDRFRLTDESGVSYHYFGEGAVGDAFGGGFIYTNEDTVSVGVAYRLEDAATHDQSPEETLNAFKSHPAVAPLLRDARTVEYSAKTIPEGGAESIPDLVHDGAAIVGDAAGLVLNNGVHLEGTNMAVESGYYAGKAVADAVEDDDLGELRAYPRALEGSFVVKNLERYAWMMDAVESDRDLLFEDLPRAFGDASTEYFRMDRSPKETHAENAKSAVLDAVGGWTGAAKLALRYRKVVT; via the coding sequence ATGAGTCCAGAACTCGAGAGCGACACCGTCACAGACCCGAACTACGACGACGAGTTCGACGCCATCGTCGTCGGCGCCGGCCTCGCCGGGAGCGCCGCTGCCCTGACGATGGCGAACAGCGGACTCGACGTCCTGTTGATCGAACGCGGCTCCTCGCCGGGAGCCAAGAACGTCTTCGGCGGCGTCCTCTACACGCCGACGATCCGCGAACTGACCGACTTCGACGACGCGCCGGTCGAACGGTACGTCGCCGAACGTCGGTTCAGCATGCTGAGCGAGCGCGACGAGACCGCAGTCTCGCTCCGGCCCGGCGAGTGGCACGAGGAGCCGCACAACGACTCCTACACCGTCCTCCGTGGGCAGTTCGACGAGTGGTTCGCCGAGCAAGCCGTCGAAGAAGGGACGACGCTGGTCACCTCGACGACGGTGACCGGACTGGTCCGAGAGAACGGCCGCATCGTCGGCGTCGAGACCGACCGCCCCGACGGCACGATCCGTGCTCCCTACGTCGTGCTCGCCGAAGGTGGCAATTCCCTGGTCAGCGAAGGCGCGAACCTCAAATCGACCGAAACCAGGGAGAACGTCGCCGTCGGCGTCAAGGAAGTCCTCGAGTTCCCCGAACGGGACGGCGTCATCGAGGACCGGTTCCGGCTCACCGACGAGTCGGGTGTCTCCTACCACTACTTCGGCGAGGGCGCGGTCGGCGACGCCTTCGGCGGGGGCTTCATCTACACCAACGAGGACACGGTAAGCGTCGGCGTCGCCTACCGGCTCGAGGACGCCGCAACGCACGATCAGTCTCCGGAGGAGACGCTGAACGCGTTCAAGTCCCATCCGGCCGTCGCGCCACTCCTCCGCGACGCCCGAACCGTCGAGTACAGCGCGAAGACTATCCCCGAGGGCGGTGCCGAGAGCATCCCCGACCTCGTCCACGACGGTGCGGCCATCGTCGGCGACGCGGCCGGCCTCGTACTCAACAACGGCGTCCACCTCGAGGGGACGAACATGGCCGTCGAGAGCGGGTACTACGCCGGCAAAGCGGTCGCCGACGCAGTCGAAGACGACGATCTCGGCGAACTGCGGGCCTACCCCAGGGCGCTCGAGGGGTCGTTCGTCGTGAAGAACTTAGAGCGATACGCCTGGATGATGGACGCGGTCGAATCGGACCGCGATCTGCTGTTCGAGGACCTGCCACGGGCCTTCGGTGACGCCAGCACGGAGTACTTCCGAATGGATCGGAGCCCGAAAGAGACCCACGCGGAGAACGCGAAAAGCGCCGTCCTCGATGCCGTCGGCGGCTGGACCGGCGCTGCGAAACTCGCCTTGCGGTACCGAAAGGTGGTGACCTGA
- a CDS encoding helix-turn-helix domain-containing protein yields the protein MTGESAQSDVTPLRATLEVTPDENSQCPVVSTTPNATAIRQSVSESEICHSELTVDGDDGRERRYVSERVREGCICERLFQFDCVFDVESVQDGSLHIFLVVEDRTLLSRIVDSLEEIGANVRLRRLSHLAGDEETTLEIDAASVTEKQREAVELAVERGYYGRPREATLDDLADELEISNSAVSQRLNAVEKTLIQSFSER from the coding sequence ATGACCGGCGAGTCAGCACAGTCGGACGTGACGCCACTTCGAGCGACGCTCGAGGTCACCCCCGACGAGAACTCCCAATGTCCCGTCGTGTCGACGACACCGAACGCGACGGCGATCAGACAGAGCGTCTCCGAAAGCGAAATCTGTCACAGCGAACTGACGGTCGACGGCGACGACGGCCGCGAGCGCCGATACGTCTCGGAACGGGTCCGCGAGGGATGTATCTGTGAACGGCTCTTCCAGTTCGACTGCGTTTTCGACGTCGAAAGCGTCCAGGACGGGTCGTTGCACATCTTCCTCGTCGTCGAAGACCGGACGCTACTGAGCCGGATCGTCGACTCGCTCGAGGAAATCGGAGCGAACGTGCGGTTACGTCGGCTCTCGCACCTGGCAGGCGACGAGGAGACGACGCTCGAGATCGATGCGGCAAGCGTCACCGAGAAACAGCGCGAAGCAGTCGAACTCGCCGTCGAACGCGGCTACTACGGACGGCCTCGCGAGGCGACGCTCGACGACCTGGCCGACGAACTCGAGATCTCGAACTCCGCCGTCTCCCAGCGACTCAATGCGGTCGAAAAGACGTTGATACAGTCGTTCAGCGAACGGTAA